A region from the Poecilia reticulata strain Guanapo linkage group LG12, Guppy_female_1.0+MT, whole genome shotgun sequence genome encodes:
- the LOC103473561 gene encoding 5-hydroxytryptamine receptor 4: protein MATASPQHFLDDVINNGQQEQQGFLSSWETIFLTIFLSVIIILTVFGNLLVMVALCKDRHLRRKKTSFFIVSLAFADLLVALFVMPLAAIELTTGQWHFGEIFCLVRTSLDVLLTTASILHLCCIALDRYYAICCQPLVYRSKMTPVRVALMLIGCWVIPTFISFLPIMQKWNTIGIENIIEEKQSLSGGSNTSCVFLVNQPYALICSAVAFYIPLALMVLAYHRIYVTAMVHVRQIETLQRAGSVPITCSDHVLTIRSSTSSGPLNHYGLRTATVSLSSEQAQGRHRRMRIETRAAKTLAIIMGCFSLCWAPFFITNVVDPFINYSVPWQVWTAWLWLGYINSGLNPFLYAYLNQAFRRAFLAILCCGDERYTQQGICSNGLSRASVPSVNGTSMALR, encoded by the exons ATGGCCACAGCATCACCTCAGCA TTTTTTGGACGACGTGATAAATAATGGACAGCAGGAGCAGCAAGGATTCCTGAGCTCTTGGGAGACCATTTTTCTCACCATCTTCCTTTCCGTCATCATTATTTTGACTGTGTTTGGCAACCTGTTGGTTATGGTTGCTCTCTGCAAGGACAGGCACCTGAG GCGAAAAAAGACCAGCTTCTTCATCGTCTCTCTGGCGTTCGCTGACCTGCTGGTTGCGCTGTTTGTGATGCCCCTTGCTGCCATCGAGCTAACCACCGGCCAGTGGCACTTTGGAGAAATTTTCTGCCTGGTGCGAACCTCTCTGGATGTTTTATTGACCACAGCATCCATCCTTCACCTCTGCTGCATTGCACTGGACAG atACTACGCCATCTGCTGCCAGCCGCTGGTCTACAGATCTAAGATGACCCCAGTCCGAGTGGCACTTATGCTCATCGGTTGCTGGGTCATCCCCACATTTATCTCCTTCCTACCCATCATGCAAAAGTGGAACACTATTGGGATAGAGAACATT ATTGAAGAGAAACAATCCCTTTCGGGAGGCTCCAACACAAGTTGTGTGTTTCTGGTCAACCAGCCATACGCCTTGATCTGCTCTGCCGTTGCCTTCTACATACCCCTGGCCCTCATGGTTTTGGCCTATCACCGCATCTATGTCACCGCCATGGTCCACGTCAGGCAGATAGAGACTCTGCAACGTGCCGGCTCCGTCCCGATTACATGTTCGGACCACGTCTTAACCATACGGTCTTCCACCTCCTCGGGTCCGCTGAATCACTACGGCCTGAGGACAGCGACTGTGTCCTTGTCCTCAGAACAGGCTCAAGGAAGACACAGACGCATGCGCATTGAGACGAGGGCAGCAAAGACACTGGCGATCATAATGGGCTGCTTCTCCCTGTGCTGGGCGCCATTTTTCATCACGAACGTGGTGGACCCCTTCATTAATTACTCTGTACCCTGGCAGGTGTGGACAGCCTGGCTGTGGCTGGGATACATTAACTCAGGACTGAACCCCTTCCTGTACGCCTACCTGAACCAGGCTTTTCGAAGGGCGTTCCTGGCGATTCTCTGCTGCGGAGACGAACGTTACACTCAGCAGGGGATCTGCTCCAATGGGCTCAGCAGGGCCTCCGTCCCGTCGGTCAATGGGACCTCCATGGCTCTGAggtaa